The sequence below is a genomic window from Deltaproteobacteria bacterium.
TTGAAAAGGGGGGGCTTCTTGTTTTAAATGGTAACGAAGCATATAATATGAAGGCAGACAGCAGGATGGTTATACTCGCCATCATAACAAAATAGGCACATGAACAACAAAATTACAAAATCAACAATAGTAAACGACGCAATAAAACTCTATCCGAAAACAATCGGGGTCTTCAATGATTTCAAGATAGATTCTTGCTGCGGCGGTGCTGTGCCAATTGAAGAGGCTGCAAAAAGGGACAAGGTTGATATGGTGGCACTGCTTGAGAC
It includes:
- a CDS encoding DUF542 domain-containing protein, with protein sequence MNNKITKSTIVNDAIKLYPKTIGVFNDFKIDSCCGGAVPIEEAAKRDKVDMVALLETLNKISAEG